The Lysinibacillus irui sequence GACGGAGATTTAATACCTAGGATTTCCATTGCCCAGTTTGGAATAAGTCCTGCTAATTCTTCAATTTTCCTACGGACATTCCCAAACATATCACCTATTCCTGAAATCAAACCTAAGACAATGTTTTTACCTATACTTGCTAGCTCAATATTTTTCAAAAATGACTGTGCCTCATTCCACTTTGTTTCGATTTTATTTTTGACCTCTGTCATTTTGTCTTCGACTGTGGATTTCATCTCTTCTATTTTCCTACCAGGCCAAGCCTTTATTTCTTCCCAAATACGTATGGTGTCTGCTTTCATTTCTTCCCATTTATTCGAGGCACTTGCTTTAATATCATCCCACTTTTTTGAAGCATTATTTTTAAAAACTTCCCACTTGGAAAGTACTTCTCCAGTTTCCCAATTTACTTTATTTACATGTTCTTCAGCTTGGAGTTTTGCTTCACTAACAACTTTTTGATGCATAGATTCAGCGTTTTTAATGGTTTCATCTCGTTTACGAGCAGCTTCATCAATCACAGCTTGTGCCTCTTCTGCAGACATGGCACCAGTTTCATCTCGTTGTCTTATTGCCCACTTGTATGTTTCGTTGTATTGATCTTCAGCATCTCGTATAACATCTTCTTTTTGTTTCAAGGAGTTTTGGACAACTTCAGCAGCTTGCTCTGCTGAAATCTTTGAGGCTTCATTTTTTAAACTTTCTAAAATAATCTTTTGCTCTACCTCACTATCAGAAAGATGCTTTATTGCATTCTCCTTCATCATTTCTTGAATCAAATTAATTTCCTGTTGCTCTGCTTCTGTTATACTTCTATTGTTTTCAGCAGCATTTTGATAAATTTCTGTAATTCGTGCCTTTCCATCTGTAATAACCATTTGTTGCTTTGCGTGACTCTGTGCAACACGTTCTAAAATACTTGCTTCCTGCTCTTCAGTTAAAGCATTACTTGAAGCAAAATGGTTCTGCATTGTCTCAAGTTCTTGAGCATGATCAGCTTGCATTTCAGCTAACACTTGATCACCCATATCGCTATAAATGGCTATCATATTTGTCGCCATCTCTTGTGTTACTGTTTCTCCAGACCATGCTAGTTGATTAAGTGCCACTGTTGCTTGATCTGATAACTCTAAAAAGCTTCCTACTGACTCTGCAGTAGCTTCAGATACTTTCCCTTTCCAATCTTCCACCTGAATAGATGATTCATTAAGGTCCTTAGTTACTGCATATGCTGCGATTCCAATAGTTGCAAGTGCACCGACAGTAAGACCTATTGGTCCCGTTATTAAGGCTAAAGTAGCCCCTAATGCCGTGGTCGCCCCACCTGCAGCTCCAATTGCCACTGAAAATCCACCAATCGCGGTTACAATTGATCCAATACTTGAAATTAATGTTCCTCCAACTACTAGTAGAGGGCCAATAGCAGCTGCTAAACCTCCAATAATGACAATAGTATTTTGTGTTTCAGAAGATAAACTGCTGAACTTCTCTATCCAGGGTACAAAAACATCAAGAACTTTTTGAATAATGGGAATTAACACATTTCCGATGCTTATACCTACATCTACCAGTTGATTTTTCATTATAGCTATTTGAGATTCTGTCGTTTGATAACGCTCAGCTGCTTTATCAGATAAAGCCGTGTTTTCCTTCCAGGCATCTGTAGAAGAATTAACAGCTGATGTAAGTAAATCCGAAGCACCAGCCATACTTAAAAGTACATCAGTTTCATCACCATTAACCCCTAAATCTGCAAGCACATCTTTTAAGTTAGCTCCACCTTCAGACGATTCAGCTAACCCTTTTACCAATGCATCTAACGCAGAGGCCGCATCTGTTTCGAATGCCTTTTTAAAATCGGCACTAGTCATGTTAGCTACTTTAGCAAAACCAGATAAACTTTCACCGCCATCACCAACTGCCTTTTGAATCTTTTGCAAAACTGAAGTCATAGCTGCTCCCCCAGTTTCTGCATTAATCCCTAGGCTCGACATAGTAGCAGCGAGTCCCATTATTTGAGCTTCAGTTAAACCAATTTTAGAACCTTGCTCAGCAAATCCCATTCCCATCTTCATAATGTCGGAGGCAGCCACACCCATTGTAGTACTCAGATCAACAATAGAAGAACCTAATCGATCAAAGTCTCCTTGCCCCATTCCTACAATATTTGCAAATTCAGCAAACTCTTTTGCTGCCTGTTCACGTGTCATCCCCGTTGAATTGCCCATATCAATAACAGCACGAGAAAATGAAAGTAGATGTTCTTCTGCAATTCCTAGCTGTCCTGCAGATTCAACAACTCCTGCAATTTCAGTAGC is a genomic window containing:
- a CDS encoding phage tail tape measure protein, yielding MAEISAVELNLNTTNFNGSIEQSTRNLTAMGAELRALQALGNEYESSVEGLTNKHNILTRSVEAANLNFTEQRRKYDELIASGSANTEEIEKQAIAVNEALVEYNSLNTQLKEVDQQLSEQSSKWNKFQELGGKLKTVGESMSTITAPVKAFGVYALNAAVDFESAFAGVRQTVNTSEENFKKLESGIRSMAKELPVSATEIAGVVESAGQLGIAEEHLLSFSRAVIDMGNSTGMTREQAAKEFAEFANIVGMGQGDFDRLGSSIVDLSTTMGVAASDIMKMGMGFAEQGSKIGLTEAQIMGLAATMSSLGINAETGGAAMTSVLQKIQKAVGDGGESLSGFAKVANMTSADFKKAFETDAASALDALVKGLAESSEGGANLKDVLADLGVNGDETDVLLSMAGASDLLTSAVNSSTDAWKENTALSDKAAERYQTTESQIAIMKNQLVDVGISIGNVLIPIIQKVLDVFVPWIEKFSSLSSETQNTIVIIGGLAAAIGPLLVVGGTLISSIGSIVTAIGGFSVAIGAAGGATTALGATLALITGPIGLTVGALATIGIAAYAVTKDLNESSIQVEDWKGKVSEATAESVGSFLELSDQATVALNQLAWSGETVTQEMATNMIAIYSDMGDQVLAEMQADHAQELETMQNHFASSNALTEEQEASILERVAQSHAKQQMVITDGKARITEIYQNAAENNRSITEAEQQEINLIQEMMKENAIKHLSDSEVEQKIILESLKNEASKISAEQAAEVVQNSLKQKEDVIRDAEDQYNETYKWAIRQRDETGAMSAEEAQAVIDEAARKRDETIKNAESMHQKVVSEAKLQAEEHVNKVNWETGEVLSKWEVFKNNASKKWDDIKASASNKWEEMKADTIRIWEEIKAWPGRKIEEMKSTVEDKMTEVKNKIETKWNEAQSFLKNIELASIGKNIVLGLISGIGDMFGNVRRKIEELAGLIPNWAMEILGIKSPSRVFMAIGRNTIEGWEIGMAERKNNLKGVMNDLTDSVEDTVRKNLGIHSPSRVMRSFGINIGQGLILGIDDIAGRVATATQQLASTMDGYKGISSSQATSIDRSRTYTNGDTNIYIYDSHPSPSEIARKNKQVQRQLAMEWGMI